In one window of Onychomys torridus chromosome 5, mOncTor1.1, whole genome shotgun sequence DNA:
- the Jcad gene encoding junctional protein associated with coronary artery disease isoform X2, producing MFSNQPVLAWSSQPHIGSDHAYRSRGRQEGSGLLGPRDWEDVETRRMAQTHSLPIHVRESPWEVAGRTEHVIKKAIWEEELRTPAPAKWYNVSLESWEQPRKLGRQVSEGDREKMFQDLYQFVQGEHMLTSQNKKKSQSLPRVLSPESLHFTQVPVPLHDGHLPGVPKVPPYPPSCPPPLEPTRNLEKASSSGPFPRPRFGKPLKTPCHGSHPQPRGEDAFQDHQHRDPRGSQPTRSKDSRHELGVLDSGLEPPVYVPPPSYRSPPQHIPNPYLEDPVPRHMSSSQSQQQQLPEKAEASCPLPTGSLVARNPYDPTPGTPPQGLPPHPYPFAAHGGSIEYIPFDDPRIRHIKVALPPEYYEKTKLDDIPYNSGIITTQEPALGKRQYNGSLFSPQGPTPPSGNEQGSAFAHSSPQWLRGHVPVDIEHGGFPGQTEEPIMRGLATDVRASQPESHASSPQPQGEGTCKTYTKLRKFETGIQTKKSSKKKANATIFCLVSVPVKSESLPPGTDTNNNDLKLGADKTHGLCQGTGLEEQSLLSMSSTDLELQALMGSMAWRRTSPGQGLGEPEDGQTDDLRFLHLIKPRELQPAGSWPGHQYRDKQTQTSFPEDSKSSHLPHATKPGESNSAALTPTCPEPTASEVHLHAALASSDQNQKPSVPHLRGQMSLSPSRNSAFSRTSPAISQASVPKGVCGEPPGASPVPKPEVVKGGTTAGQCNSTQLFGQFLLKPVSRRPWDLISQLESFNKELQEEEESHGASGGSSHEDSETEQSEDCADSRAETGSRHETSQGGRAEPQPAGLVLEESGFQARRLRNESENWGEEPNPGCARAHPQPLGQAQEEDSRGVLVRQRRTDGSLVAEQSQEVPNGMCERDISLSPLSSMAPSDTKSAPFFYLAELRGSQELTKVSDALGSVQLGRETPPKVGSGEEGDREVLLPLADKYRGLSTPDLRSLELTGGQKQNAYKSEPLGIENTVEVIPSESLQERAERILGIEVAMESLLPGARRGGQSQLPEPDASACNLESSREDSLPSLAPSGGRTVATDAFYGRRKCGWTASPLFVGDRAPQASVCSDVDGLPASQATSPEPEKKDEEAKPPFKSTLFHFMEQTASVVGSEKRLRSPSKMIESLQEKLASPPRKADTDRLVRMREINSLSRMRCLNSKSVNSMEEPDHLKATASQAWPSGGLMSPSGRDQAWQAGHLSSVSQDVIPQEENGHPEVPREKLSNQDLWCAESYDPSRVERV from the coding sequence GTTTTCTAATCAGCCCGTCTTAGCATGGTCCTCTCAGCCCCATATTGGTAGTGACCACGCCTACCggagcagaggaaggcaggagggcagTGGCTTGctgggtcccagggactgggaagatgtggagaccagaagaatgGCTCAGACCCACAGTCTGCCCATCCATGTGAGAGAGAGCCCTTGGGAAGTTGCAGGAAGGACAGAGCATGTGATAAAGAAGGCCATTTGGGAAGAAGAGCTGAGGACGCCAGCTCCTGCTAAGTGGTACAACGTGAGCTTGGAAAGCTGGGAGCAGCCAAGGAAGTTAGGGAGGCAAGTGTCCGAGGGTGACAGAGAGAAAATGTTCCAGGACCTGTACCAGTTTGTTCAAGGAGAGCACATGCTGACAtctcagaacaaaaagaaatcccAGTCATTGCCTCGAGTTCTTTCTCCCGAGAGCCTGCATTTCACACAAGTTCCTGTTCCACTACACGATGGGCACTTACCAGGTGTCCCCAAAGTGCCACCATACCCTCCTAGCTGCCCACCACCTTTGGAACCCACAAGGAATCTTGAGAAAGCTAGTTCTTCAGGCCCTTTTCCCCGGCCTAGGTTTGGGAAACCCCTTAAAACTCCGTGTCATGGCTCTCACCCACAGCCCAGGGGAGAAGATGCATTTCAGGACCACCAACACAGGGACCCACGTGGCTCGCAGCCAACAAGAAGTAAGGATTCCAGGCATGAGTTGGGTGTGCTGGATTCTGGCTTGGAGCCCCCGGTGTATGTGCCTCCTCCTTCATACAGGTCACCCCCGCAGCACATTCCGAACCCCTACCTTGAAGATCCTGTGCCCAGGCATATGAGCAGCAGCCAGAGTCAACAGCAGCAACTGCCTGAGAAAGCTGAGGCCAGCTGTCCACTTCCTACTGGCTCCCTTGTAGCTAGGAACCCCTATGATCCGACGCCTGGCACTCCTCCTCAAggccttcccccccacccctatCCTTTTGCCGCCCATGGGGGTTCTATTGAGTACATTCCATTTGACGATCCACGGATTCGACATATTAAAGTAGCCCTGCCCCCAGAATACTATGAGAAGACAAAGCTTGATGACATACCCTATAACTCTGGCATCATCACTACCCAGGAACCAGCTCTTGGGAAAAGACAGTACAATGGTTCCCTTTTCTCACCACAGGGCCCAACACCCCCATCAGGCAATGAGCAGGGCTCAGCCTTTGCTCATTCCAGTCCCCAGTGGCTGCGGGGCCATGTCCCTGTGGACATTGAACATGGAGGCTTCCCTGGCCAAACAGAAGAGCCTATCATGAGAGGACTAGCAACAGATGtgagagccagccagccagaaagCCATGCCTCTTCCCCACAGCCACAGGGTGAGGGTACCTGCAAAACCTACACCAAGCTCAGAAAGTTTGAAACTGGGATTCAGACCAAGAAAAGTTCAAAGAAGAAAGCCAATGCAACcatattttgtttggtttctgtccCAGTGAAATCTGAGTCACTGCCGCCAGGTACGGATACGAACAACAATGACTTGAAGCTGGGAGCTGATAAGACGCATGGGCTATGTCAGGGTACAGGCCTGGAGGAGCAAAGTCTGTTGAGTATGTCTTCCACTGACCTGGAGCTGCAAGCCCTCATGGGAAGCATGGCTTGGAGAAGAACATCTCCAGGGCAAGGTCTGGGGGAGCCAGAAGATGGCCAAACTGATGACCTCAGATTCCTCCACCTTATCAAACCCAGGGAGCTCCAGCCTGCTGGCTCCTGGCCAGGCCACCAATACAGAGATAAACAGACCCAAACCAGTTTCCCTGAAGACTCCAAAAGCTCACATCTCCCCCATGCTACAAAGCCAGGAGAGTCTAACAGTGCAGCACTGACCCCAACATGCCCAGAGCCCACTGCCTCCGAAGTACACCTGCATGCAGCCTTAGCATCCAGTGACCAAAATCAGAAGCCCAGTGTACCTCACCTCAGAGGGCAGATGTCCCTCAGCCCATCTCGCAACAGTGCTTTCTCAAGGACTTCGCCAGCCATAAGCCAGGCATCTGTGCCAAAGGGGGTCTGTGGTGAGCCCCCTGGGGCCAGCCCTGTACCCAAGCCAGAGGTGGTGAAGGGGGGAACCACAGCAGGCCAGTGCAACAGCACACAACTTTTTGGTCAGTTTCTCTTGAAACCAGTTAGCCGCCGGCCGTGGGATCTGATAAGTCAGTTAGAAAGTTTTAACAAGGAGcttcaggaagaggaagaaagccaTGGTGCTAGTGGTGGGAGCAGTCATGAGGACAGTGAGACAGAACAGTCAGAGGACTGTGCTGACTCTAGAGCCGAGACCGGAAGCCGCCATGAAACCAgccagggagggagagcagagccACAGCCTGCAGGGCTGGTGTTAGAGGAGTCAGGGTTCCAGGCAAGAAGACTTAGGAATGAGTCAGAGAACTGGGGTGAGGAACCAAATCCCGGCTGTGCACGTGCCCATCCGCAGCCCCTGGGCCAGGCGCAGGAGGAAGACAGCAGAGGTGTTCTTGTCCGGCAGCGGCGGACAGATGGAAGCCTGGTTGCCGAGCAAAGCCAGGAGGTTCCGAACGGGATGTGTGAGCGGGACATTAGCCTGAGTCCGCTGAGCAGCATGGCTCCCAGTGACACAAAATCAGCCCCCTTTTTCTATCTGGCAGAACTGAGAGGAAGTCAAGAACTCACCAAGGTCAGCGATGCTCTAGGGTCTGTGCAGCTAGGCAGAGAGACCCCTCCAAAGGTGGGCAGTGGTGAGGAAGGGGACAGAGAAGTCCTGCTGCCTCTCGCTGACAAATACCGAGGCCTCTCAACACCAGACTTGAGGTCTTTGGAGCTCACAGGGGGACAAAAGCAGAATGCCTATAAATCAGAGCCTCTGGGTATAGAGAATACCGTGGAAGTCATCCCAAGTGAATCGCTGCAGGAGCGGGCAGAGAGGATCCTGGGCATTGAGGTGGCCATGGAGTCCCTCTTGCCAGGTGCTAGGAgaggaggacagagccagctcccCGAGCCTGATGCAAGTGCCTGCAACCTAGAGTCATCCAGAGAGGACTCACTGCCCAGCTTAGCACCATCAGGGGGCCGCACAGTGGCCACCGATGCCTTCTATGGCAGGAGAAAGTGTGGCTGGACTGCGAGTCCCCTCTTTGTAGGGGACAGGGCCCCTCAGGCTTCTGTATGCTCAGATGTGGATGGGCTCCCTGCAAGCCAGGCCACCAGCCCTGAGCCCGAGAAAAAGGATGAGGAGGCAAAACCACCCTTTAAGTCCACTCTGTTCCATTTCATGGAACAGACTGCAAGCGTGGTAGGCTCCGAAAAGAGGCTCCGAAGCCCTTCCAAAATGATCGAGAGTTTACAGGAAAAATTGGCATCGCCCCcgaggaaggcagacacagatcGCTTGGTAAGAATGAGGGAGATCAACTCCTTGTCTCGGATGAGGTGTCTGAATTCCAAGAGTGTAAACTCCATGGAGGAGCCCGACCACTTAAAGGCCACCGCGAGTCAGGCCTGGCCTTCAGGAGGCCTTATGTCCCCGAGTGGTAGAGACCAGGCCTGGCAAGCAGGAcatctgtcctctgtctctcaggATGTCATCCCTCAAGAAGAAAATGGGCATCCTGAAGTACCGAGGGAGAAGCTGTCCAATCAGGACTTGTGGTGTGCAG
- the Jcad gene encoding junctional protein associated with coronary artery disease isoform X1 — protein MYSVEDLLISHGYKPARDVSAPRKDKPEGCRPTRTRTRAGQGLLNGYEDGPTAHAHSKSSLGTGHVSSSESRSSKPRGHRERQSTSASRTPEAGFSNQPVLAWSSQPHIGSDHAYRSRGRQEGSGLLGPRDWEDVETRRMAQTHSLPIHVRESPWEVAGRTEHVIKKAIWEEELRTPAPAKWYNVSLESWEQPRKLGRQVSEGDREKMFQDLYQFVQGEHMLTSQNKKKSQSLPRVLSPESLHFTQVPVPLHDGHLPGVPKVPPYPPSCPPPLEPTRNLEKASSSGPFPRPRFGKPLKTPCHGSHPQPRGEDAFQDHQHRDPRGSQPTRSKDSRHELGVLDSGLEPPVYVPPPSYRSPPQHIPNPYLEDPVPRHMSSSQSQQQQLPEKAEASCPLPTGSLVARNPYDPTPGTPPQGLPPHPYPFAAHGGSIEYIPFDDPRIRHIKVALPPEYYEKTKLDDIPYNSGIITTQEPALGKRQYNGSLFSPQGPTPPSGNEQGSAFAHSSPQWLRGHVPVDIEHGGFPGQTEEPIMRGLATDVRASQPESHASSPQPQGEGTCKTYTKLRKFETGIQTKKSSKKKANATIFCLVSVPVKSESLPPGTDTNNNDLKLGADKTHGLCQGTGLEEQSLLSMSSTDLELQALMGSMAWRRTSPGQGLGEPEDGQTDDLRFLHLIKPRELQPAGSWPGHQYRDKQTQTSFPEDSKSSHLPHATKPGESNSAALTPTCPEPTASEVHLHAALASSDQNQKPSVPHLRGQMSLSPSRNSAFSRTSPAISQASVPKGVCGEPPGASPVPKPEVVKGGTTAGQCNSTQLFGQFLLKPVSRRPWDLISQLESFNKELQEEEESHGASGGSSHEDSETEQSEDCADSRAETGSRHETSQGGRAEPQPAGLVLEESGFQARRLRNESENWGEEPNPGCARAHPQPLGQAQEEDSRGVLVRQRRTDGSLVAEQSQEVPNGMCERDISLSPLSSMAPSDTKSAPFFYLAELRGSQELTKVSDALGSVQLGRETPPKVGSGEEGDREVLLPLADKYRGLSTPDLRSLELTGGQKQNAYKSEPLGIENTVEVIPSESLQERAERILGIEVAMESLLPGARRGGQSQLPEPDASACNLESSREDSLPSLAPSGGRTVATDAFYGRRKCGWTASPLFVGDRAPQASVCSDVDGLPASQATSPEPEKKDEEAKPPFKSTLFHFMEQTASVVGSEKRLRSPSKMIESLQEKLASPPRKADTDRLVRMREINSLSRMRCLNSKSVNSMEEPDHLKATASQAWPSGGLMSPSGRDQAWQAGHLSSVSQDVIPQEENGHPEVPREKLSNQDLWCAESYDPSRVERV, from the coding sequence GTTTTCTAATCAGCCCGTCTTAGCATGGTCCTCTCAGCCCCATATTGGTAGTGACCACGCCTACCggagcagaggaaggcaggagggcagTGGCTTGctgggtcccagggactgggaagatgtggagaccagaagaatgGCTCAGACCCACAGTCTGCCCATCCATGTGAGAGAGAGCCCTTGGGAAGTTGCAGGAAGGACAGAGCATGTGATAAAGAAGGCCATTTGGGAAGAAGAGCTGAGGACGCCAGCTCCTGCTAAGTGGTACAACGTGAGCTTGGAAAGCTGGGAGCAGCCAAGGAAGTTAGGGAGGCAAGTGTCCGAGGGTGACAGAGAGAAAATGTTCCAGGACCTGTACCAGTTTGTTCAAGGAGAGCACATGCTGACAtctcagaacaaaaagaaatcccAGTCATTGCCTCGAGTTCTTTCTCCCGAGAGCCTGCATTTCACACAAGTTCCTGTTCCACTACACGATGGGCACTTACCAGGTGTCCCCAAAGTGCCACCATACCCTCCTAGCTGCCCACCACCTTTGGAACCCACAAGGAATCTTGAGAAAGCTAGTTCTTCAGGCCCTTTTCCCCGGCCTAGGTTTGGGAAACCCCTTAAAACTCCGTGTCATGGCTCTCACCCACAGCCCAGGGGAGAAGATGCATTTCAGGACCACCAACACAGGGACCCACGTGGCTCGCAGCCAACAAGAAGTAAGGATTCCAGGCATGAGTTGGGTGTGCTGGATTCTGGCTTGGAGCCCCCGGTGTATGTGCCTCCTCCTTCATACAGGTCACCCCCGCAGCACATTCCGAACCCCTACCTTGAAGATCCTGTGCCCAGGCATATGAGCAGCAGCCAGAGTCAACAGCAGCAACTGCCTGAGAAAGCTGAGGCCAGCTGTCCACTTCCTACTGGCTCCCTTGTAGCTAGGAACCCCTATGATCCGACGCCTGGCACTCCTCCTCAAggccttcccccccacccctatCCTTTTGCCGCCCATGGGGGTTCTATTGAGTACATTCCATTTGACGATCCACGGATTCGACATATTAAAGTAGCCCTGCCCCCAGAATACTATGAGAAGACAAAGCTTGATGACATACCCTATAACTCTGGCATCATCACTACCCAGGAACCAGCTCTTGGGAAAAGACAGTACAATGGTTCCCTTTTCTCACCACAGGGCCCAACACCCCCATCAGGCAATGAGCAGGGCTCAGCCTTTGCTCATTCCAGTCCCCAGTGGCTGCGGGGCCATGTCCCTGTGGACATTGAACATGGAGGCTTCCCTGGCCAAACAGAAGAGCCTATCATGAGAGGACTAGCAACAGATGtgagagccagccagccagaaagCCATGCCTCTTCCCCACAGCCACAGGGTGAGGGTACCTGCAAAACCTACACCAAGCTCAGAAAGTTTGAAACTGGGATTCAGACCAAGAAAAGTTCAAAGAAGAAAGCCAATGCAACcatattttgtttggtttctgtccCAGTGAAATCTGAGTCACTGCCGCCAGGTACGGATACGAACAACAATGACTTGAAGCTGGGAGCTGATAAGACGCATGGGCTATGTCAGGGTACAGGCCTGGAGGAGCAAAGTCTGTTGAGTATGTCTTCCACTGACCTGGAGCTGCAAGCCCTCATGGGAAGCATGGCTTGGAGAAGAACATCTCCAGGGCAAGGTCTGGGGGAGCCAGAAGATGGCCAAACTGATGACCTCAGATTCCTCCACCTTATCAAACCCAGGGAGCTCCAGCCTGCTGGCTCCTGGCCAGGCCACCAATACAGAGATAAACAGACCCAAACCAGTTTCCCTGAAGACTCCAAAAGCTCACATCTCCCCCATGCTACAAAGCCAGGAGAGTCTAACAGTGCAGCACTGACCCCAACATGCCCAGAGCCCACTGCCTCCGAAGTACACCTGCATGCAGCCTTAGCATCCAGTGACCAAAATCAGAAGCCCAGTGTACCTCACCTCAGAGGGCAGATGTCCCTCAGCCCATCTCGCAACAGTGCTTTCTCAAGGACTTCGCCAGCCATAAGCCAGGCATCTGTGCCAAAGGGGGTCTGTGGTGAGCCCCCTGGGGCCAGCCCTGTACCCAAGCCAGAGGTGGTGAAGGGGGGAACCACAGCAGGCCAGTGCAACAGCACACAACTTTTTGGTCAGTTTCTCTTGAAACCAGTTAGCCGCCGGCCGTGGGATCTGATAAGTCAGTTAGAAAGTTTTAACAAGGAGcttcaggaagaggaagaaagccaTGGTGCTAGTGGTGGGAGCAGTCATGAGGACAGTGAGACAGAACAGTCAGAGGACTGTGCTGACTCTAGAGCCGAGACCGGAAGCCGCCATGAAACCAgccagggagggagagcagagccACAGCCTGCAGGGCTGGTGTTAGAGGAGTCAGGGTTCCAGGCAAGAAGACTTAGGAATGAGTCAGAGAACTGGGGTGAGGAACCAAATCCCGGCTGTGCACGTGCCCATCCGCAGCCCCTGGGCCAGGCGCAGGAGGAAGACAGCAGAGGTGTTCTTGTCCGGCAGCGGCGGACAGATGGAAGCCTGGTTGCCGAGCAAAGCCAGGAGGTTCCGAACGGGATGTGTGAGCGGGACATTAGCCTGAGTCCGCTGAGCAGCATGGCTCCCAGTGACACAAAATCAGCCCCCTTTTTCTATCTGGCAGAACTGAGAGGAAGTCAAGAACTCACCAAGGTCAGCGATGCTCTAGGGTCTGTGCAGCTAGGCAGAGAGACCCCTCCAAAGGTGGGCAGTGGTGAGGAAGGGGACAGAGAAGTCCTGCTGCCTCTCGCTGACAAATACCGAGGCCTCTCAACACCAGACTTGAGGTCTTTGGAGCTCACAGGGGGACAAAAGCAGAATGCCTATAAATCAGAGCCTCTGGGTATAGAGAATACCGTGGAAGTCATCCCAAGTGAATCGCTGCAGGAGCGGGCAGAGAGGATCCTGGGCATTGAGGTGGCCATGGAGTCCCTCTTGCCAGGTGCTAGGAgaggaggacagagccagctcccCGAGCCTGATGCAAGTGCCTGCAACCTAGAGTCATCCAGAGAGGACTCACTGCCCAGCTTAGCACCATCAGGGGGCCGCACAGTGGCCACCGATGCCTTCTATGGCAGGAGAAAGTGTGGCTGGACTGCGAGTCCCCTCTTTGTAGGGGACAGGGCCCCTCAGGCTTCTGTATGCTCAGATGTGGATGGGCTCCCTGCAAGCCAGGCCACCAGCCCTGAGCCCGAGAAAAAGGATGAGGAGGCAAAACCACCCTTTAAGTCCACTCTGTTCCATTTCATGGAACAGACTGCAAGCGTGGTAGGCTCCGAAAAGAGGCTCCGAAGCCCTTCCAAAATGATCGAGAGTTTACAGGAAAAATTGGCATCGCCCCcgaggaaggcagacacagatcGCTTGGTAAGAATGAGGGAGATCAACTCCTTGTCTCGGATGAGGTGTCTGAATTCCAAGAGTGTAAACTCCATGGAGGAGCCCGACCACTTAAAGGCCACCGCGAGTCAGGCCTGGCCTTCAGGAGGCCTTATGTCCCCGAGTGGTAGAGACCAGGCCTGGCAAGCAGGAcatctgtcctctgtctctcaggATGTCATCCCTCAAGAAGAAAATGGGCATCCTGAAGTACCGAGGGAGAAGCTGTCCAATCAGGACTTGTGGTGTGCAG